One genomic segment of Synechocystis sp. LKSZ1 includes these proteins:
- a CDS encoding nitrate reductase, with translation MTATTAPTTQTLCPYCGVGCGLEAVPQGDNYKIRGDRNHRSSQGMVCVKGATILESLEQDRLGYPLWRERLDQPFERISWEQALTLIVERLQALPADAVCMYGSGQMQTEDYYVAQKLLKGCLGTNNFDTNSRLCMSSAVAAYSASLGSDGPPCCYEDLEQTDCAFLIGTNTAECHPIVFNRFRKYHKQNPQVKLIVVDPRCTPTAEVADLHLAIRPGTDIDLLHGLGYLLLQRGYVDHDFIAAHTEGFEAYREILSHYPPDWVAQRCGISQADLEQAATYWQQSASVLSLWSMGINQSAEGTAKARSLINLHLLTGQIGRAGAGPFSLTGQPNAMGGREAGGLSHFLPGYRLIKNPEHRQEVEQFWQLPAGRISPVPGRSAWDMITGLESGDVKMLWIVATNPAVSLPNLERVKAALSQSPFTIYQDAYYPTETSTYAHLLLPAAQWSEKTGVMTNSERRVTLCQAFRSPPGEARADWQIFAEVGRRLGYHRQFQFTDAASVYREFVQLTQGRVCDQSGLSHQRLARLGALQWPCPEVESDTQAQAPKRLYLDQQFPSVNGRAQFLAVHSQGLVEPLCADYPFLLTNGRLYGHWHTQTRTGRIEKITRMHPYPTLEIHPQDAEALGLQSNQWVEVKSRRGQAQLRVTVTEGIRPGTVFMPMHWGEYWPDSAEVNCLTHSQACPISLQPELKGCAVQLIPLA, from the coding sequence ATGACGGCAACGACTGCACCAACCACCCAAACCCTCTGCCCCTACTGCGGGGTCGGCTGTGGCCTAGAAGCGGTTCCCCAGGGCGATAACTATAAAATTCGGGGCGACCGCAACCATCGTTCCAGCCAAGGGATGGTCTGTGTCAAGGGGGCTACGATCCTAGAATCCCTGGAGCAAGACCGCTTGGGCTATCCCCTCTGGCGGGAACGTTTAGACCAACCCTTTGAGCGCATTTCCTGGGAACAGGCCCTAACTTTGATTGTCGAGCGTTTACAGGCCCTGCCGGCCGATGCCGTTTGTATGTATGGTTCCGGCCAGATGCAAACAGAGGACTACTACGTTGCCCAAAAACTACTCAAGGGCTGTCTAGGCACCAATAATTTTGATACTAATTCCCGGCTTTGTATGTCTTCGGCGGTAGCGGCCTACAGTGCCAGTCTGGGTTCTGATGGGCCTCCCTGCTGTTATGAAGATTTGGAACAGACCGACTGTGCTTTTTTGATCGGTACCAATACCGCTGAATGTCATCCCATCGTTTTCAATCGTTTCCGCAAATACCATAAGCAAAACCCCCAGGTTAAGCTGATCGTTGTTGATCCCCGCTGTACCCCAACGGCGGAAGTGGCCGATCTGCATCTAGCCATTCGTCCGGGCACGGATATTGACCTGCTCCACGGCCTAGGCTATCTGCTTCTGCAAAGAGGCTATGTTGATCATGACTTTATCGCTGCCCATACGGAGGGATTTGAAGCCTACCGCGAAATTTTGAGCCACTATCCCCCGGACTGGGTGGCCCAGCGCTGTGGCATTTCGCAAGCGGATCTAGAGCAGGCGGCAACCTATTGGCAACAATCAGCCTCGGTACTTTCCCTCTGGTCGATGGGCATTAATCAATCCGCCGAAGGAACGGCTAAGGCCCGTAGTTTGATTAATTTACACTTGTTGACAGGCCAGATCGGCCGGGCGGGGGCTGGGCCCTTTTCCCTCACGGGCCAACCCAACGCGATGGGGGGCCGGGAAGCCGGGGGCCTATCCCATTTCCTACCGGGGTATCGCCTGATCAAAAATCCAGAACACCGCCAGGAAGTCGAGCAGTTCTGGCAACTGCCCGCCGGCCGTATTTCTCCGGTACCGGGGCGTTCTGCCTGGGATATGATCACAGGCCTAGAAAGCGGTGATGTGAAAATGCTCTGGATCGTGGCCACTAATCCCGCTGTTAGTCTGCCCAACCTTGAGCGAGTGAAGGCGGCCCTGAGCCAATCCCCCTTTACTATCTATCAAGACGCTTACTATCCGACGGAAACCAGCACCTACGCCCATCTCCTTCTGCCTGCGGCCCAGTGGAGTGAAAAAACAGGAGTGATGACCAATTCCGAGCGGCGGGTGACCCTCTGTCAGGCCTTTCGGTCGCCACCGGGGGAGGCTCGGGCCGATTGGCAAATTTTTGCCGAAGTCGGACGACGTTTGGGCTATCATCGTCAATTTCAATTCACCGATGCCGCCAGTGTTTACAGAGAATTCGTACAACTGACTCAAGGTCGTGTCTGTGACCAATCGGGGTTGAGTCATCAACGCCTGGCTCGCCTAGGGGCCCTGCAATGGCCCTGTCCAGAGGTCGAGAGTGATACCCAGGCCCAGGCCCCCAAGCGACTGTACCTAGACCAGCAATTTCCCAGCGTTAATGGCCGTGCCCAATTTCTGGCGGTCCATTCCCAGGGCCTGGTGGAACCCCTTTGTGCTGACTATCCCTTCCTACTCACCAATGGACGACTCTACGGCCACTGGCATACCCAAACCCGTACCGGCCGCATCGAAAAAATTACTCGTATGCACCCCTACCCAACCCTGGAAATTCATCCCCAGGATGCCGAGGCCTTAGGATTACAGTCGAATCAATGGGTAGAGGTCAAATCTCGACGGGGCCAGGCCC